In the genome of Haloferax mediterranei ATCC 33500, one region contains:
- the cbiG gene encoding cobalt-precorrin 5A hydrolase, whose product MSDNSTDSGSGHCQTPDSDGEVAREIGIVSFERKLDTAEEIKRDLADEYDRIDILTYHGDVFAEHWGEYDCFVGLMASGIAMRKTAGLLDDKWEDPAVVVVDEELTWAIPLTGGHHGANQVAYDLSKLGAVPAMTTASEAAGKQGVESKAKALDTHVVNGDSTVATNLAVLNDELGPVARLDGPKAVLVDDDVTVLKRNGEDGVVLGTGSVSGAKKEQFLTAWEQALDDADCTWDDVDFVATGTRKADEPGMLDAAQEIGAGVVYFEKETLTEFEGPTPSRSKELIGWPGIAEASAIAGGRDHELVVKKQRYDDAVTVAVGR is encoded by the coding sequence ATGAGCGATAATTCGACAGACTCTGGCAGTGGCCACTGTCAGACGCCAGACAGCGACGGCGAGGTCGCACGCGAGATTGGCATCGTCAGTTTCGAGCGAAAACTCGACACGGCGGAGGAAATCAAGCGCGACCTCGCAGACGAGTACGACCGAATAGACATCCTCACCTACCACGGCGACGTGTTCGCTGAGCACTGGGGCGAATACGACTGTTTCGTCGGCCTGATGGCGAGCGGTATCGCCATGCGAAAGACCGCCGGACTCCTCGACGACAAGTGGGAAGACCCGGCGGTCGTCGTCGTCGACGAAGAACTAACGTGGGCAATCCCGCTTACCGGCGGACACCACGGTGCGAATCAGGTCGCCTACGACCTGTCGAAACTCGGCGCTGTTCCGGCGATGACGACCGCCTCCGAGGCGGCCGGAAAACAGGGTGTCGAGAGCAAGGCGAAGGCGCTCGACACGCACGTCGTCAACGGCGATTCGACCGTTGCGACGAACCTCGCCGTCCTCAACGACGAACTCGGACCGGTTGCCCGACTCGACGGACCGAAGGCGGTTCTCGTCGACGACGACGTGACCGTCCTCAAGCGAAACGGCGAGGACGGGGTCGTCCTCGGAACCGGAAGCGTCTCCGGCGCGAAAAAAGAGCAGTTCCTGACCGCGTGGGAGCAAGCGCTCGACGACGCCGACTGCACGTGGGACGACGTTGACTTCGTTGCGACGGGCACACGAAAGGCCGACGAACCCGGGATGCTCGACGCCGCCCAAGAAATCGGCGCGGGCGTCGTCTACTTCGAGAAGGAGACGCTCACCGAGTTCGAAGGCCCGACCCCGTCGCGGTCGAAGGAACTCATCGGCTGGCCGGGCATCGCCGAAGCGAGCGCGATTGCCGGCGGCCGTGACCACGAACTCGTCGTGAAGAAACAGCGCTACGACGATGCGGTGACCGTGGCGGTGGGACGATGA
- the cobM gene encoding precorrin-4 C(11)-methyltransferase — translation MTADGDADTGFTDNEGIPFIGAGPGDPELLTVAGKNLVEEADLVVHAGSLVNSELLDEYCADAEQVNSVGKDLEELIPLMADAYEAGRTVVRLHSGDPAIYGAALEQMDALAKEGVPTYLVPGVTSAFAASATLRTQLTLNEVANHVVFTRPQGRTLSPEEDHISDFVGFGDTTVCIYLGTHAVEETMDRLLDEGHDPDTPVAVVYHASWPDEDIIEGTIETIGEKVSEAGYRASALVMIGDAITGSDYERSFLYGDWARGGDAPNDENDSSEQERDAQ, via the coding sequence GTGACGGCCGACGGAGACGCAGACACCGGATTCACCGACAACGAGGGAATTCCCTTCATCGGTGCCGGACCGGGCGACCCTGAACTGCTCACGGTCGCCGGAAAGAACCTCGTCGAAGAAGCGGACCTCGTTGTCCACGCTGGGTCGCTCGTGAACAGCGAACTCTTAGACGAGTACTGTGCGGACGCCGAGCAGGTAAACAGCGTCGGGAAGGACCTCGAAGAGCTGATTCCGCTGATGGCCGACGCCTACGAGGCGGGCAGAACAGTCGTCCGACTCCACAGCGGCGACCCGGCGATATACGGCGCGGCGCTCGAACAGATGGACGCACTGGCGAAGGAAGGAGTCCCGACGTATCTCGTTCCCGGCGTCACGTCGGCGTTCGCCGCGAGCGCGACCCTCCGAACTCAGTTGACGCTGAACGAAGTCGCAAACCACGTCGTCTTCACCCGGCCACAGGGCCGGACGCTCTCTCCCGAGGAAGACCACATCAGTGATTTCGTCGGCTTCGGCGACACGACGGTGTGTATCTACCTCGGCACGCACGCCGTCGAAGAGACGATGGACCGACTGCTCGACGAGGGACACGACCCCGACACGCCGGTCGCCGTCGTCTACCACGCCTCGTGGCCGGACGAGGATATCATCGAAGGAACCATCGAGACGATTGGCGAGAAAGTGTCCGAGGCCGGCTACCGGGCCTCGGCACTCGTGATGATTGGTGACGCTATCACTGGCTCGGACTACGAGCGGTCATTCCTCTACGGCGACTGGGCCCGCGGGGGAGACGCGCCGAACGACGAAAACGATTCTTCAGAACAAGAGCGTGATGCACAATGA
- a CDS encoding cobalt-factor II C(20)-methyltransferase gives MTVYGVGLGPGDADLVTVKGKQILESVDVVYSPGRLSRTVALNHVPESRIGDLDFPMTRDPDELRRAWKEAAAEVAEQAKSSDVAFVTLGDPNVYSTFGHLRRTLDAFHPEVELEVVPGVSAMTAFATALGVEIESGTGLSLREAANGAAPTGPDRMILFKVTDAVATHEGLTDAGYDVKFGRRLFMEQGETLVTSDPKEIEERDYYTLAYAEREGLERDVATAEFDGVDSEGSA, from the coding sequence ATGACCGTTTACGGTGTTGGATTAGGCCCCGGTGACGCCGACCTCGTGACCGTCAAAGGAAAGCAAATCCTCGAATCGGTCGATGTCGTCTATTCGCCGGGTCGACTCTCGCGGACAGTTGCACTGAATCACGTCCCGGAATCGCGCATCGGTGACCTCGACTTCCCCATGACGCGAGACCCGGACGAACTGCGTCGTGCATGGAAGGAGGCGGCCGCAGAAGTAGCAGAACAAGCGAAATCGAGCGATGTTGCGTTCGTAACGCTCGGAGACCCGAACGTCTATTCGACCTTCGGACACCTCCGCCGGACGCTCGACGCGTTCCACCCCGAGGTTGAACTCGAAGTCGTCCCTGGCGTGAGTGCGATGACGGCGTTCGCCACCGCACTCGGCGTCGAAATCGAATCGGGAACCGGACTCTCGCTTCGCGAGGCCGCAAACGGGGCGGCACCGACAGGCCCAGACCGGATGATTCTGTTCAAAGTCACCGACGCCGTGGCGACCCACGAGGGACTGACGGACGCTGGCTACGACGTGAAGTTCGGCCGCCGACTCTTCATGGAACAGGGAGAGACGCTCGTCACGTCCGACCCGAAGGAAATCGAAGAGCGCGATTACTACACGCTGGCGTACGCAGAGCGCGAAGGTCTCGAACGTGACGTTGCGACCGCGGAGTTCGACGGTGTGGACTCGGAGGGGTCAGCGTGA
- the cbiT gene encoding precorrin-6Y C5,15-methyltransferase (decarboxylating) subunit CbiT yields the protein MPRVTLPHDAKAGPTKPEVRAVTLEKLDLRPTDHFVDVGSCTGSVSIEAAQRVQRVTAVERKPNRLEVTRKNLAANDYDADVTLREAEAPSGLPDDADAMFVGGSRNFEAVLDHAVDTDVDRIVMNVSRVEPTGAAIEAFRERDLLSEVVQMQVSHGYELAGATSFRSNNPVYVIVGRRDAGGLD from the coding sequence ATGCCACGCGTAACGCTTCCTCACGACGCCAAGGCAGGACCCACAAAGCCAGAGGTGAGAGCTGTCACGCTCGAAAAACTCGACTTGCGCCCGACTGACCACTTCGTCGATGTCGGGTCGTGTACCGGTTCGGTCAGCATCGAAGCGGCACAACGAGTCCAACGAGTAACGGCTGTCGAACGGAAACCGAATCGGCTGGAGGTGACCCGGAAGAACCTCGCGGCAAACGACTACGACGCCGACGTGACGCTTCGCGAAGCAGAAGCGCCGAGCGGCCTTCCAGATGACGCAGACGCGATGTTCGTCGGCGGGAGTCGAAACTTCGAGGCGGTGTTGGACCACGCCGTGGACACCGACGTCGACCGAATCGTGATGAACGTCTCCCGCGTCGAACCGACCGGCGCGGCTATCGAAGCGTTCCGCGAGCGGGACCTGCTCTCGGAGGTCGTCCAGATGCAGGTGAGTCACGGCTACGAACTCGCCGGTGCGACGAGTTTCCGGTCGAACAACCCCGTCTACGTTATCGTCGGGCGGCGTGACGCCGGAGGGCTGGACTGA
- a CDS encoding energy-coupling factor ABC transporter permease has translation MHIMEGFLPPFWAIVWTVVALPIVAYGAKRTLTAVKTDTRTKALIAIGTAFVFVLSALKLPSVVGSSSHPTGTGVMVVLFGPAVTAFAATIVLLYQSLLLAHGGLTTLGANVTAMGIVGPFVGWAAYRLVRPHLSLEQATFVAAVLTDWVTYLTTSVQLGLAFPGGEGIAGVVSSTVDFAAVFAITQLPIGIFEGLIAAALVGYLVRVGSITKDRLGVTA, from the coding sequence ATGCACATCATGGAAGGGTTCCTTCCACCGTTTTGGGCAATCGTCTGGACCGTCGTTGCCCTCCCAATCGTCGCGTACGGTGCCAAACGAACCCTCACGGCTGTGAAGACAGACACCAGAACGAAAGCACTCATCGCCATCGGGACGGCGTTCGTCTTCGTCCTCTCGGCACTCAAACTGCCGTCGGTGGTGGGAAGTAGCTCTCATCCGACCGGGACGGGCGTGATGGTCGTCCTGTTCGGTCCAGCAGTGACCGCATTCGCTGCGACTATCGTCCTTCTGTACCAGTCGCTACTTCTCGCTCACGGCGGACTCACGACACTCGGTGCGAACGTCACGGCGATGGGAATCGTCGGCCCGTTCGTCGGTTGGGCCGCATATCGGTTGGTTCGTCCGCACCTCTCGCTCGAACAGGCGACGTTCGTCGCTGCGGTCCTCACTGACTGGGTGACCTATCTCACCACGTCAGTTCAACTTGGGTTGGCGTTCCCCGGCGGAGAGGGGATTGCTGGCGTCGTTTCATCGACTGTCGATTTCGCGGCGGTGTTCGCCATCACACAACTTCCGATTGGAATCTTCGAGGGACTCATCGCGGCGGCGCTCGTCGGCTATCTCGTCCGCGTTGGCTCGATTACGAAAGACCGACTGGGGGTTACAGCATGA
- a CDS encoding energy-coupling factor ABC transporter substrate-binding protein — MKRPLAVGVLVVFAIILSTMAVAGLGATDEQAVATIEDKAPDYSPWASSVWSPPGGYGELALFALQGGVAAFVLAYYVERLRDGTHAPDA, encoded by the coding sequence ATGAAGCGACCGCTCGCAGTCGGCGTCTTGGTCGTCTTTGCTATCATCCTCAGTACGATGGCAGTGGCTGGACTCGGTGCGACAGACGAGCAGGCGGTTGCGACTATCGAAGACAAAGCCCCGGACTACAGTCCGTGGGCGAGTTCCGTCTGGTCGCCACCGGGTGGGTATGGTGAACTGGCGTTGTTCGCCCTCCAAGGCGGTGTTGCGGCCTTCGTCCTGGCGTACTACGTTGAGCGCCTCAGAGACGGGACACATGCACCGGACGCTTGA
- the cbiQ gene encoding cobalt ECF transporter T component CbiQ — protein MHRTLERIQADATPLVDGPVKVYFVLLSLLLTATSARFSSYVAAIVVFSLLTVHAVGRAYVTFLQYPIWFLLPSLVLIALVTPGTTTVFEYWILHISEEGLLLATKTGLRSIASLSVLSFLALTTTVPQLVSALRTLGLPDPLVEMLLLVYRGIQVLVDESIRLYTAAKLRGGFTSKRATFRTTKHVATSLLLSSLDSAEQLDLSMRSRCYDGVFPVRDYDSRGHTYALGALALLVFVRFVGTPSVFAQFGGIL, from the coding sequence ATGCACCGGACGCTTGAGCGAATTCAGGCCGATGCGACCCCCCTCGTCGACGGACCTGTAAAAGTGTACTTCGTCCTCCTCTCATTGTTGCTGACTGCGACGAGCGCCCGGTTTTCGTCGTACGTGGCCGCGATTGTCGTCTTCTCGCTCTTGACGGTCCACGCCGTCGGCCGAGCGTACGTCACGTTCCTCCAGTACCCGATTTGGTTCCTGCTGCCCAGTCTCGTCCTGATTGCCCTCGTCACACCTGGTACGACGACAGTCTTCGAGTACTGGATACTCCACATCTCCGAGGAGGGTCTCCTCCTCGCCACGAAGACCGGATTGCGCTCTATAGCATCGCTTTCGGTGCTCTCGTTTTTGGCGCTCACGACGACTGTTCCACAGCTCGTGTCCGCGTTGCGGACGCTGGGACTCCCCGACCCACTTGTCGAGATGCTGCTTTTGGTCTACCGCGGCATTCAGGTGCTCGTCGACGAGTCGATTCGGCTGTACACCGCTGCGAAACTCCGCGGCGGATTCACCTCTAAACGTGCGACGTTCCGGACGACCAAGCACGTCGCTACTTCGTTACTGCTAAGCTCACTCGACAGCGCAGAACAACTCGATTTATCGATGCGTTCGCGTTGCTACGACGGCGTGTTCCCGGTCCGAGACTACGATAGCCGCGGTCACACGTATGCGCTGGGTGCCCTCGCGCTCTTAGTATTCGTCCGGTTTGTGGGTACTCCCTCCGTATTCGCTCAGTTCGGGGGCATACTGTGA
- a CDS encoding energy-coupling factor ABC transporter ATP-binding protein yields MIRTVDLQFGYDDRAVLRGVDFRAESGDVTVLLGRNGAGKSTLLKHFNGLLEPDDGRVLVDGDPVRYDDDSLTDLRQTVGFVFQDPDDQLVAPTVGQDVAFGPINLGNDSEDTVQWALSRVGLDGYEDRLCSRLSGGEKKRVALAGVLAMKPSYLILDEPTAGLDGDGTRALVELIRELTAEGISFVVSTHYPDFAAAVGDSFTLLNDGEIACRASSFGEIPAREYGLRNFDSVVDP; encoded by the coding sequence GTGATTCGGACTGTCGACCTCCAGTTCGGCTACGACGACCGGGCTGTCCTCCGCGGTGTCGACTTCCGCGCCGAGTCGGGCGACGTAACGGTCTTACTCGGCCGAAACGGTGCCGGAAAATCGACGCTCCTCAAGCATTTCAACGGGCTGTTGGAACCCGACGATGGTCGTGTACTGGTCGATGGCGACCCGGTCCGATACGACGACGACAGTCTCACTGACCTCCGGCAGACGGTCGGCTTCGTGTTTCAGGACCCCGATGACCAACTCGTTGCTCCGACAGTCGGACAGGACGTTGCGTTCGGGCCGATTAATCTCGGAAACGACTCGGAGGACACGGTCCAGTGGGCGCTTTCCCGCGTTGGACTCGACGGCTACGAGGACCGCCTCTGTAGTCGCCTGAGCGGCGGCGAGAAAAAGCGGGTCGCACTGGCGGGTGTGCTCGCGATGAAGCCGTCCTACCTCATCCTCGACGAGCCGACCGCCGGTCTCGACGGCGACGGCACTCGGGCGCTCGTCGAGTTGATTCGCGAACTCACGGCCGAAGGAATCTCCTTCGTCGTCTCGACGCACTACCCCGACTTCGCCGCCGCCGTCGGCGATTCGTTTACCCTTCTGAACGACGGTGAGATTGCCTGTCGAGCGTCGTCGTTCGGCGAGATTCCGGCCCGAGAGTACGGGCTTCGAAACTTCGATTCTGTCGTCGACCCGTAG
- a CDS encoding DUF7847 domain-containing protein, with the protein MAVGKALQSVPSALARNPLIVALFGLFGLIQSVTVVTQQINPLVGLAVSGVFFLGILVGMPFIHGGLIKMADEALRGTTSLSTFISAGKQNYVSLLGAMFVVFGVNMALGIVLWIIVIMGVGVGMAVGEHTGLIIAGLIGLVIGLVYFVFVFFIQFYSQEIVLNDASAIDSLKQSAALVRKHLLSTFGYMLISAVGGGLVGGAIGAAGPLLLPAPSPTLDSQPLTQELLLGMGGYLVIVVLAIAVLGSILTVFSVAFYREIRTGRRGGQPMNA; encoded by the coding sequence ATGGCAGTCGGAAAAGCCCTCCAATCCGTGCCGAGCGCGCTCGCGCGGAACCCACTCATCGTTGCACTGTTCGGACTCTTCGGACTCATACAGTCCGTGACAGTCGTCACACAGCAGATAAACCCGCTCGTCGGTCTCGCAGTATCGGGTGTGTTCTTCCTCGGGATACTCGTCGGGATGCCGTTCATCCACGGCGGCCTCATCAAGATGGCCGACGAGGCACTCCGCGGAACAACCTCGCTGAGCACGTTTATCAGCGCCGGGAAGCAGAATTACGTCTCCTTACTCGGAGCCATGTTCGTCGTCTTCGGCGTGAACATGGCACTCGGGATTGTCCTCTGGATCATCGTCATCATGGGAGTCGGCGTCGGAATGGCGGTCGGAGAACACACAGGACTGATTATCGCGGGACTTATCGGTCTCGTCATCGGTCTCGTGTATTTCGTGTTCGTCTTCTTCATCCAGTTTTACTCCCAAGAAATCGTCCTCAACGATGCCAGCGCAATCGATAGCCTCAAACAGAGTGCAGCGCTCGTCCGGAAACATCTCCTGAGTACGTTCGGGTATATGTTGATTTCCGCCGTCGGAGGCGGCCTAGTGGGCGGCGCAATCGGTGCCGCCGGACCTCTGTTGCTCCCCGCCCCCTCCCCGACGCTCGACAGCCAACCGCTCACGCAGGAGCTCCTCCTCGGAATGGGCGGCTACCTCGTGATAGTCGTGCTCGCAATAGCAGTCCTTGGAAGTATCCTCACGGTCTTCTCGGTCGCGTTCTACCGAGAGATTCGAACGGGCCGACGCGGCGGTCAGCCCATGAACGCCTAA
- the bioD gene encoding dethiobiotin synthase, protein MTNITHDFAVVGTDTGVGKTVVTAGLVGWLRNAGHDAQAVKPAQTGYPPDDDAEFVATACGTDAAATCGPRLEPALAPEIAADVADERIDYTAIFETCAAALDRDGPGVIEGIGGLRVPLADGKEVVDLVSELDVPTILVARSGLGTLNHTALSVEALRRRDVFVSGIVLNQFEGETAAERTNPRVLEEMTGCPVYTMPPLSIAKPEDAVAGVCEHLPVEQVLSSVERDPIE, encoded by the coding sequence ATGACGAATATAACGCACGATTTCGCGGTTGTTGGAACGGATACCGGTGTCGGGAAGACGGTCGTCACCGCCGGGTTAGTCGGCTGGCTTCGCAACGCCGGCCACGATGCACAGGCGGTCAAACCGGCGCAAACCGGCTATCCACCGGACGACGACGCCGAGTTTGTCGCAACGGCGTGTGGGACCGATGCGGCGGCGACCTGCGGCCCGCGGCTCGAGCCAGCTCTTGCCCCAGAAATTGCGGCCGACGTTGCCGACGAGCGAATCGACTACACGGCGATTTTCGAGACGTGTGCGGCCGCACTCGACCGAGATGGGCCGGGCGTAATTGAGGGAATCGGCGGACTTCGAGTCCCACTCGCTGATGGCAAGGAGGTAGTCGATTTGGTTTCGGAGTTGGACGTACCGACGATTCTTGTCGCGCGGTCCGGTCTCGGAACGCTGAATCACACCGCCCTCTCCGTCGAGGCGTTGCGTCGGCGAGACGTGTTTGTTTCGGGAATCGTCCTCAACCAATTCGAAGGGGAAACCGCCGCCGAACGGACCAACCCGCGCGTTCTCGAGGAGATGACCGGATGTCCGGTCTACACGATGCCGCCGCTCTCGATAGCGAAACCGGAAGACGCGGTGGCGGGCGTCTGCGAACACCTTCCGGTCGAGCAGGTTCTCTCTTCAGTCGAGCGAGACCCAATCGAGTGA
- a CDS encoding aminotransferase class I/II-fold pyridoxal phosphate-dependent enzyme produces MDPDTTESQSGSPPQPDRGFDLESRLEARQRHGLRRELEPAADVSARTRIGGESQLVFAANNYLGLATDSRVQQAAASAAHAVGTGSGASRLITGDTELHRELEGDLAAIKHTDRTLLFSSGYAANVGTIAALDPDVIFSDELNHASIIDGCRLSDAETVVYDHCDAESLATELHTRAETAADDEQWLIATDTVFSMDGDVAPLAAICDLAERYGAWVLVDEAHATGLYENGGGLVQREGLSDRIDVQIGTLSKALASQGGYVAGSETLIEYLVNEARSFVFSTGLAPPAVGASKAALRIARDGECRKSLWENVETLRDGLESMGYRVLGETQVLPVLVGDRADAIALDERLREQGIVAPVIRPPTVPDGTSRIRVAPMATHTEANIDRCLTAFETVGTNLELI; encoded by the coding sequence ATGGACCCCGACACAACGGAGTCGCAGTCGGGCTCTCCCCCGCAACCAGACCGCGGGTTCGACCTCGAAAGCAGACTGGAGGCCCGACAACGTCACGGTCTTCGGCGAGAACTTGAGCCTGCCGCCGACGTGAGCGCCCGAACCCGGATTGGCGGCGAATCGCAACTCGTCTTCGCGGCGAACAACTACCTCGGGTTAGCGACCGATTCCCGGGTTCAGCAGGCGGCGGCCTCGGCCGCCCACGCCGTCGGAACCGGGTCGGGTGCGAGTAGACTCATCACCGGAGATACCGAGCTCCATCGGGAACTCGAAGGCGACCTCGCGGCTATCAAGCACACCGACAGAACGTTGCTGTTTTCGTCGGGCTACGCGGCGAACGTCGGAACCATCGCCGCGCTCGACCCCGACGTGATTTTCTCGGACGAACTCAATCACGCGAGCATCATCGACGGCTGTCGGCTCTCGGATGCCGAAACAGTGGTTTACGACCACTGCGATGCGGAGTCGCTTGCGACGGAACTGCATACGCGTGCGGAGACCGCGGCTGACGACGAGCAGTGGCTCATCGCGACTGATACGGTGTTCAGCATGGACGGTGATGTCGCGCCCCTCGCGGCCATCTGTGACCTCGCGGAGCGGTACGGCGCTTGGGTGTTAGTCGACGAAGCCCACGCAACGGGCCTGTACGAGAACGGCGGTGGACTCGTCCAGCGTGAGGGATTGAGCGACCGAATCGACGTGCAAATCGGGACGCTCTCGAAAGCGCTGGCGAGTCAAGGCGGCTACGTCGCCGGGTCCGAGACGCTAATCGAGTATCTCGTCAACGAAGCCCGGTCGTTCGTCTTTTCGACCGGACTGGCACCACCTGCCGTCGGCGCGAGCAAAGCAGCCTTGCGAATCGCTCGCGACGGAGAGTGTCGGAAATCGCTCTGGGAGAACGTCGAGACGCTCCGAGACGGCCTCGAATCGATGGGCTACCGCGTTCTGGGGGAAACACAGGTCCTTCCGGTGTTGGTCGGCGACCGTGCAGACGCAATCGCACTCGATGAACGCCTTCGGGAACAGGGTATCGTTGCCCCCGTGATTCGGCCGCCGACCGTCCCCGACGGAACGAGTCGCATCCGGGTTGCGCCGATGGCAACCCACACGGAGGCAAATATCGACCGCTGTCTGACGGCGTTCGAAACAGTCGGAACGAATCTCGAACTTATCTGA
- a CDS encoding Gfo/Idh/MocA family oxidoreductase — MDEINFAVLGTGGIGRRTLEVSTYKDGLTPVAACDRHGVAVNHDGLDVEEILDATEGNIAGDGTGDTEDKRVTDGGAAVKQHGDGAGIVASAQGTSTETPIDEIIAESDEIDAVLLALPNLEHDFIPRIAERFAEAEFEGVLIDVLKRSRVIGMLDDREETLVESGITFVCGAGATPGLLTGAAALAAQSFVEVEEVEIWWGVGLKSGYEDNRGTVREDIAHLDGYDIETAREMDESEIEAVIEEHDGVLEFNDMEHADDVLLERAGICDAEDVTVGGILDIRKDEKPTTTTVRVTGRTFDGKRGTNTFQLDDATSMAANVNGPALGYLKSAVRRNRAGDYGVFGPAELMPGF; from the coding sequence ATGGACGAAATCAACTTTGCAGTACTCGGAACAGGCGGTATCGGTCGGCGAACGCTCGAAGTCAGTACCTACAAGGACGGGTTGACGCCGGTTGCGGCCTGCGACCGACACGGTGTTGCGGTCAACCACGACGGTCTGGACGTCGAAGAAATCCTCGATGCGACCGAGGGGAACATCGCTGGCGACGGGACCGGCGATACCGAAGACAAGCGCGTGACAGACGGCGGAGCGGCCGTCAAACAGCACGGCGACGGGGCTGGCATCGTCGCCTCGGCGCAAGGAACATCGACCGAGACACCGATTGACGAAATTATCGCGGAAAGCGACGAAATCGATGCGGTGTTACTCGCGCTGCCGAACCTCGAACACGACTTCATTCCGCGCATCGCAGAGCGCTTCGCGGAAGCTGAATTCGAAGGCGTCCTCATCGACGTGCTGAAACGCTCTCGCGTCATCGGCATGCTCGACGACCGCGAGGAGACGCTCGTCGAATCGGGTATCACGTTCGTCTGCGGTGCCGGAGCGACTCCCGGACTGCTCACCGGTGCAGCGGCGCTCGCTGCCCAGTCATTCGTCGAAGTCGAGGAAGTCGAAATCTGGTGGGGTGTCGGTCTCAAATCCGGCTACGAAGATAACCGTGGCACCGTCCGCGAGGATATCGCCCACCTCGACGGCTACGACATCGAAACCGCCCGTGAGATGGACGAATCGGAAATCGAGGCGGTCATCGAGGAACACGACGGCGTCCTCGAATTCAACGACATGGAACACGCCGACGACGTACTTCTCGAACGAGCAGGCATCTGTGATGCCGAAGACGTGACTGTCGGTGGCATTCTCGACATTCGGAAGGACGAAAAGCCGACGACGACGACGGTTCGCGTAACCGGCCGAACCTTCGATGGCAAACGCGGGACGAACACCTTCCAACTCGACGATGCGACGAGTATGGCCGCGAACGTCAACGGTCCTGCGCTGGGCTACCTGAAATCCGCCGTCCGACGAAACCGCGCCGGCGACTACGGCGTGTTCGGTCCGGCAGAACTGATGCCCGGGTTCTGA
- the bioB gene encoding biotin synthase BioB, with amino-acid sequence MVYETGNRTVDDAVTTLLDGGQLDRTDALALMAQPVEDLAPAADVVRSHFGDDTVDACSIVNAKAGNCAEDCGFCAQSVHFDTGIETYGFLGPEEVLAAAKRAERDGAQRFGIVVAEKGVSKERRPDEWDEVIQAIRLVRDETDIEVDASLGILTQEEAEILAAEGINHYNHNIETSPRYFPEVVSTHSFEDRVKTLERAKSVGMDLCAGVILGMGESPTDRVDAALALRDIGISSLPVNILNPVAGTPLGDDGSAEITTEEIIKTIAVYRMLHPEARVRLTGGREVNLSPDEQHLPFEAGADGILTGDYLTTEGQSPGDDLEIIERAGLEPNMEANEFDPETVKDGCTDSDSAVETAAGTAVTNVNVTED; translated from the coding sequence GTGGTTTACGAGACAGGTAATCGAACAGTCGACGACGCGGTCACGACGCTACTCGACGGCGGTCAACTCGACCGGACGGACGCGTTAGCGCTGATGGCGCAACCCGTAGAAGACCTTGCGCCAGCCGCTGACGTCGTTCGGTCGCACTTCGGTGACGACACCGTCGACGCGTGTAGTATCGTCAACGCCAAAGCCGGCAACTGTGCCGAAGACTGCGGATTCTGTGCGCAGTCGGTTCATTTCGACACCGGCATCGAAACCTACGGATTTCTTGGCCCCGAAGAAGTCCTCGCCGCGGCGAAGCGTGCCGAGCGCGACGGCGCACAGCGGTTCGGTATCGTCGTCGCCGAGAAGGGCGTCAGTAAGGAAAGACGCCCTGATGAGTGGGATGAGGTGATTCAGGCGATTCGGCTCGTCCGCGACGAGACGGACATTGAAGTGGACGCGAGCCTCGGTATCCTCACCCAGGAAGAAGCCGAGATTCTCGCCGCAGAGGGCATCAACCATTACAATCACAACATCGAAACGTCGCCTCGGTACTTCCCCGAAGTCGTCTCGACGCACTCGTTCGAAGACCGAGTAAAGACGCTCGAACGCGCAAAGTCGGTCGGGATGGACCTCTGTGCCGGGGTTATCCTCGGGATGGGCGAGTCACCCACTGACAGAGTGGACGCGGCACTCGCCCTGCGTGATATCGGCATCTCCTCGCTTCCAGTCAACATTTTGAATCCCGTGGCTGGAACGCCCCTCGGCGACGACGGGTCGGCCGAAATCACGACTGAGGAGATTATCAAGACCATCGCAGTCTACCGAATGCTCCACCCAGAAGCCCGCGTCCGACTGACTGGCGGTCGCGAAGTGAACCTCAGTCCGGACGAGCAACATCTCCCGTTCGAAGCCGGGGCCGACGGGATACTCACCGGCGACTACCTCACCACGGAAGGCCAGTCGCCGGGGGACGACCTCGAAATCATCGAGCGCGCAGGTCTCGAACCAAACATGGAGGCCAACGAGTTCGATCCGGAGACGGTCAAAGACGGATGTACAGATAGCGACTCGGCGGTCGAAACAGCCGCCGGGACAGCAGTAACCAACGTAAACGTGACAGAGGATTAA